One segment of Lytechinus variegatus isolate NC3 chromosome 13, Lvar_3.0, whole genome shotgun sequence DNA contains the following:
- the LOC121425916 gene encoding uncharacterized protein LOC121425916, with amino-acid sequence MLLIMASHLVTALLLLFIIDINVSFAQVRVEVAELGEVVGNNYDFDGNVMEEFMGVPYAEPPVGEFRFARPRPKLPWEGTLNAMTFGAACPQSPVEGLDDLLISEDCLFLNIFVPPAATENNKLPVMLFIPGRGYRAYSGSEYIGRDMAVKGSVIVVTINYRFLTFGFFSTEDDTVPGNYGLWDQRLAIHWVRDNIGAFNGNGSMITIVGQGREGATGVVAQTLTPLNDNNLFQRAIIQSSTSTDASYISFEGQARRLSNIVINTLNCNEGSWTKNLACLRNKTWEEIVAVDYTALEGAYFEPRIDGLFFPRTLDNLLDMNLTHQYDILMGVNSDEGAALLNGYVDVNEAFQTVQDVSNFAYYDTRQRYRTDDQALLAMKAIDYRYDGPLLDLPDAQSAIRFMFDMYADRSYLSKTIQLLRNHQRSAETNAYLYYFDYVDTNYRLIDDPLRDPNRAVQGEELFYLWDSIFGRETALNAPPGSTSESVREVMIQYWTNFVKNGDPNTDDQPQAWPKFSDDTSESYLVISDTIGTGETLRNEYVDFWLDYIPELTRIDEDETCSLAAQPSDILRGAEPETSNFVIVNVTSGNSELGQVRGVLRRADDGVGGREIGIFRGIPYTLAPVGERRFQYSEVLTNWGENSILNATEPTAACPQAPSPILGASEYSEDCLHLSIFAPVVEETKQGSLPVIVYIHAGQFRSGNGVVFDGSTLASYAEAIVVTLNYRIGALGFLSTGDEVAPGNYGIMDVVTALRWIQRYIGSFGGDAGNVTAFGMGSGAQIAHLISLNGLNDRLMHKIIALGDSVLSPTMLTIVERDPLPFAVQLATALDCPSETNTELVACLRTKSTADIRQAPVGGSNLFTTSFAPVIDGKYLKDSADNILVSGNYETIPILAGASECDNTIITALYLNESVSDGCPDQRFAGAIIDNAVDIFYEGRDEFASLFKMFYLQSELSPTVPNPDCKVGQQISEFLSDIWLNLPLMQTGKLMAKFDKEMYLYSLTFHANDHVYQPFLPPWVRTSFGDDFPFAFGWPYDSQMILQSSYGYSPVDRKVAINFMEMISTFAKSGIPSANPTDPDSVWQPYDPLRYNALQLDSCPTEAPIPRAEEKDVFWYTVISGLKETLLDDEVEDPAPTVFVNSFIGLKMTVARAGRTIGALVITLGVIAGLIFLAIFMKLCLVFNRSNNKPV; translated from the exons ATGCTGCTAATCATGGCTTCTCATCTGGTTACTGcccttttacttttatttatcaTCGACATTAATGTTTCCTTTGCTCAAGTGAGAGTCGAAGTAGCCGAATTGGGGGAGGTCGTAGGGAACAATTATGACTTTGATGGCAACGTAATGGAAGAATTCATGGGTGTTCCATACGCAGAACCCCCAGTAGGAGAATTTCGATTTGCTCGTCCACGGCCCAAGCTGCCTTGGGAGGGAACACTGAATGCAATGACTTTTGGCGCTGCCTGTCCACAATCACCAGTGGAAGGTCTTGATGATCTGTTGATAAGCGAAGACTGCCTCTTCCTGAACATCTTCGTACCACCCGCAGCAACCGAAAATAACAAACTGCCTGTCATGTTGTTCATACCAGGTCGAGGATACCGAGCTTATTCTGGATCGGAGTACATCGGGAGGGATATGGCCGTCAAAGGTTCCGTCATCGTCGTCACCATCAACTACAGATTCCTTACATTCGGCTTCTTCAGCACGGAGGATGACACCGTACCGGGGAACTACGGACTCTGGGATCAAAGATTGGCCATACATTGGGTGCGGGATAACATCGGAGCTTTCAATGGTAATGGGAGTATGATTACCATTGTTGGCCAAGGGCGTGAGGGAGCTACAGGAGTTGTAGCTCAGACCCTTACTCCTTTAAACGATAATAACTTGTTCCAAAGAGCTATTATCCAGAGCAGCACGTCAACCGATGCTTCCTATATCAGTTTTGAGGGTCAGGCTAGGAGGTTGTCCAATATCGTCATTAACACCCTGAACTGCAATGAAGGATCATGGACAAAAAATCTAGCTTGTCTTCGGAATAAAACATGGGAAGAAATCGTAGCTGTCGATTACACCGCTCTCGAGGGTGCTTACTTTGAACCAAGGATTGATGGGCTCTTCTTTCCTCGAACCCTCGATAATCTTCTAGATATGAATCTTACACACCAATATGACATTCTGATGGGAGTCAACAGTGACGAAGGGGCAGCGCTATTAAACGGGTACGTCGATGTCAATGAAGCATTTCAGACTGTCCAGGATGTATCGAACTTTGCTTATTACGATACTAGGCAGAGGTACAGAACTGATGACCAGGCATTACTTGCAATGAAGGCCATCGATTACAGGTACGACGGTCCTCTTCTAGATCTCCCAGATGCGCAAAGCGCAATACGCTTTATGTTTGATATGTACGCTGATCGGTCCTACCTTTCTAAAACCATTCAACTCTTGCGCAATCACCAGAGGAGCGCCGAAACAAATGCATATCTGTATTACTTTGACTACGTGGACACCAACTATAGACTGATAGATGACCCTCTTCGGGATCCAAACAGGGCAGTTCAGGGCGAGGAATTGTTCTACCTCTGGGATTCGATTTTCGGCAGAGAGACAGCCTTGAATGCTCCGCCTGGAAGTACGTCCGAGTCAGTTCGTGAGGTTATGATTCAATATTGGACCAACTTCGTAAAAAATGG AGATCCAAATACTGACGATCAGCCCCAAGCCTGGCCCAAGTTTAGCGATGACACCTCTGAGAGTTATCTCGTGATCTCTGACACGATTGGAACAGGTGAGACACTACGGAACGAGTATGTCGACTTTTGGTTGGACTATATTCCAGAGCTTACCCGCATTGATGAAGATGAAACATGCTCTTTGGCCGCACAACCTTCAGATATCTTACGTGGTGCTGAACCAGAAACAAGTAATTTCGTGATTGTCAATGTCACGAGTGGAAACTCTGAGTTGGGGCAGGTTCGAGGCGTCCTACGCCGAGCAGACGATGGTGTTGGTGGTCGGGAAATAGGAATTTTCCGAGGTATTCCATATACGTTGGCACCAGTCGGCGAAAGGAGGTTCCAGTATTCTGAAGTCCTTACTAATTGGGGCGAAAATAGTATCCTAAATGCGACGGAACCGACAGCAGCTTGTCCACAGGCCCCGTCTCCTATTCTTGGAGCTTCTGAATACAGCGAGGACTGCTTGCATCTCAGTATATTCGCACCTGTGGTAGAGGAAACCAAACAAGGTAGTCTTCCTGTCATAGTTTATATTCACGCTGGTCAGTTCCGCTCAGGCAACGGTGTTGTCTTTGATGGAAGTACTCTTGCTTCTTATGCTGAGGCAATAGTGGTCACTCTAAACTACCGGATTGGAGCACTGGGTTTTCTCTCAACAGGTGACGAAGTCGCCCCTGGCAACTACGGTATCATGGACGTTGTTACAGCCCTGAGGTGGATTCAACGATACATTGGCAGTTTCGGCGGGGACGCTGGCAATGTCACTGCCTTTGGAATGGGTTCTGGAGCTCAAATAGCTCACTTGATTTCATTAAACGGACTCAATGATAGACTAATGCATAAAATAATCGCGCTTGGCGACTCTGTTTTATCGCCCACTATGTTGACAATCGTGGAGCGAGATCCACTCCCGTTTGCTGTACAGCTCGCGACTGCCCTAGATTGCCCTTCAGAAACGAACACTGAGCTAGTCGCATGCCTTCGAACCAAATCAACTGCAGATATCCGACAGGCTCCTGTAGGAGGAAGCAACTTATTTACAACTTCGTTTGCCCCTGTAATAGACGGAAAGTACCTTAAAGACTCTGCCGATAACATTTTAGTCTCGGGTAACTACGAAACAATCCCCATACTCGCAGGAGCAAGTGAATGCGACAATACCATCATCACTGCTCTATACCTTAACGAATCTGTTTCTGATGGGTGCCCAGATCAACGCTTTGCAGGAGCTATCATCGACAACGCTGTAGATATTTTCTACGAAGGCAGGGACGAGTTCGCCTCCCTGTTTAAGATGTTCTATCTACAGAGTGAGCTCTCCCCGACTGTACCGAATCCAGACTGCAAAGTTGGGCAACAGATCAGTGAGTTCCTGAGCGATATCTGGCTCAACCTCCCTCTGATGCAGACGGGGAAACTGATGGCGAAATTTGACAAGGAGATGTATCTGTATTCCTTGACCTTTCATGCCAACGACCATGTCTATCAACCGTTCCTACCACCATGGGTAAGGACGTCCTTCGGTGATGACTTCCCCTTTGCATTTGGTTGGCCATATGACAGCCAGATGATCCTTCAGAGTAGCTATGGTTACAGCCCGGTCGACAGGAAAGTTGCCATCAACTTCATGGAAATGATCTCAACGTTTGCCAAGTCAGG TATTCCATCAGCCAATCCTACTGACCCTGATTCAGTATGGCAACCTTACGACCCACTCCGATACAATGCTCTCCAGCTGGACTCCTGCCCAACCGAAGCACCCATTCCACGCGCCGAGGAGAAAGACGTCTTTTGGTACACTGTCATATCTGGCTTGAAGGAGACGCTCCTTGACGACGAAGTTGAAGATCCGGCTCCGACAGTTTTCGTTAATAGTTTCATTGGCTTGAAAATGACGGTGGCCCGAGCAGGTCGTACCATCGGTGCACTGGTGATCACACTGGGGGTCATTGCGGGCTTAATATTTCTAGCGATCTTCATGAAACTATGCTTGGTCTTTAATCGTTCAAACAATAAACCAGTTTAA